A window of the Verrucomicrobiota bacterium genome harbors these coding sequences:
- a CDS encoding transposase zinc-binding domain-containing protein yields MCTSYRPRQAKASPLWQCLKSSLDDFFQVYSTQYQPTLGPLRPELEEAFNRFLRCGDLTHGFLRVRCGHCDHEYLLPFTCKQRGICPTCHQRRTVDTAQTI; encoded by the coding sequence GTGTGCACATCTTACCGCCCCCGCCAGGCTAAGGCTTCGCCACTCTGGCAATGCCTGAAATCCTCCCTCGACGATTTCTTTCAAGTTTATTCCACCCAGTACCAGCCCACGCTGGGACCGCTCCGGCCAGAACTGGAGGAAGCATTCAATCGATTTCTACGCTGCGGTGATCTCACCCACGGTTTCCTGCGGGTGCGTTGCGGCCATTGTGACCATGAATACCTGCTTCCCTTTACCTGCAAGCAACGCGGTATCTGCCCTACCTGCCATCAACGCCGCACCGTTGATACCGCACAAACCATC
- a CDS encoding DUF3418 domain-containing protein, with protein sequence MDWKEQAAELERLLPECEVSLAERVRDEVSRLLPPRNPKSVEKKLDGFLVEAKASANRCAEILDSLPNIKFPEDLPISQNREIIRKTIQENQVVVIAGETGSGKTTQLPKLCLDAGLGVRGKIACTQPRRIAALTVSQRVAEELKVDWGREVGAQIRFTDKTSKDTRIKFLTDGMLLSEVHGDRLLLEYDTIIIDEAHERSLNIDFLLGYLNQLRKERSDLKIIITSATIDTKSFSKAFDDAPIIEVSGRMFPVDLEYLPLEELLPGGEGSYIDGVVAAVEGLVKDYSRGDILVFFPAEKDIREARDALAGRGWKRVEVLCLFGRMSSGDQQKVFGSSPGRKVILATNIAETSLTIPGIRFVVDTGYARLSRYNSATRTQRLPIEPVSQSSANQRKGRCGRVENGICIRLYSEDDFLKRPEYTQPEILRSNLAAVILRMLVFDLGDIETFPFIDPPSPRAIQSGYQLLVELGALERGEGRGARGEGRGARGEGKGTRGEAVRQAQARGREARVEGNSGYVLTSLGKQLAHLPVDPTVGRMILEAKKERALEEVLIIAAGLSIQDPRERPEEKREEADAMHKKFRDESSDFITLYNIWAAYHDETEKLTQNQLRKFCKSHYLSYLRMREWRDVHQQLVSVMKELGEYRKSSANVDYVSIHKSIVAGLLSNVCLKDMGNYYRAARNRKAIIFPGSALFDKKASRELRKKNEGVPIRQAQGRQTDAIEGKTPEWIVASEIVETGQVYARTVAGIDPDWLTELGAHLIQYRHSDPVWDVKGERVVAKQRSILLGLEVEVKRVGYVKINPEEATEIFIREGLLGETMRTQLKFRDYNRKVLESVEQIQARMRKSGIFGLEETLYQFYSRRIQHVGSVQDLQGWLKTHEETELYISEEQLIGAQGLEEDSDQFPRLIQTSDGERSLKYTYKPGEEEDGATLQIPMHAFESFKAGALDWIVPGYLEKKVDALLRALPKDVRRQLFPIADKAKTIMELLEPGDYSLGEALSVIVKEKYGVGIPSVVWDYSAIPDHLKVRIEVVNEKNEPIASARSIEGLSSGVKQRIKEAELQHRKEKKDEDAWSIALGKWGKKEIQEWDFGDLPERVEVSHFAGVPVYGYPGLLASKDVCDVVLYKSRAEADLETRKAMPTLLAQVLRYELAWLQKDLRDLKKLAPLCVTFLHQDTLQKYAYVHLCRHLYRSEEVLPLKQKRFETLLLRIRKELKGLVPSFCDLLEIIFKERQRFSIEKRGYVGMADDLVRLIPSDFLITTPYKQLKEYPRYLKAMAVRRDRYLNDPQKDLKRAEQLNEYKKQYLAWSTDAGFPGNANLLLQQLRWMLEELQVSLFAQELGTTVSISPKKVEDQIGKIKRLVNPAKVIVNEKAKPVIDLGKLKIGQEF encoded by the coding sequence ATGGATTGGAAGGAACAGGCGGCGGAGTTGGAGCGATTGTTACCCGAGTGTGAGGTATCATTGGCTGAGCGTGTCCGAGACGAGGTGAGTCGGCTGCTTCCCCCGCGGAATCCGAAGTCGGTGGAGAAGAAGTTGGATGGTTTTCTGGTTGAAGCCAAAGCGTCTGCGAATCGCTGTGCCGAGATTCTGGATTCTCTGCCGAATATTAAGTTTCCAGAGGACCTACCGATTTCTCAGAACCGGGAAATTATTAGAAAAACGATTCAGGAGAATCAGGTGGTCGTGATTGCTGGTGAGACGGGTTCGGGAAAGACGACCCAGTTACCGAAGTTGTGTCTGGATGCGGGACTTGGTGTAAGAGGTAAAATTGCCTGTACGCAGCCTCGAAGGATCGCTGCTCTTACGGTTTCTCAACGTGTAGCCGAGGAGCTCAAGGTGGACTGGGGGCGGGAAGTGGGTGCCCAGATCCGGTTTACTGACAAAACATCCAAGGATACGCGTATCAAATTTCTGACAGATGGGATGTTATTGTCGGAGGTTCATGGAGACAGGCTTTTGCTGGAATATGACACCATCATTATCGATGAAGCGCACGAGCGGAGCCTGAATATCGATTTTCTTTTAGGTTACTTGAATCAATTGCGAAAAGAGCGGTCGGATCTGAAGATTATCATTACCTCCGCGACGATCGACACCAAGTCATTTTCGAAAGCGTTTGATGATGCTCCAATCATCGAGGTATCAGGCAGAATGTTTCCGGTCGATTTGGAATACCTTCCCCTGGAGGAGCTGTTGCCCGGTGGGGAAGGGAGTTACATCGATGGAGTGGTCGCTGCAGTTGAGGGATTGGTCAAAGACTATTCTCGTGGGGATATTCTGGTTTTTTTTCCAGCTGAAAAAGATATTCGTGAAGCAAGAGATGCTTTGGCCGGTCGCGGTTGGAAGCGGGTTGAGGTCCTGTGTTTGTTTGGGAGGATGTCTTCCGGGGATCAACAGAAGGTCTTTGGTTCATCTCCGGGACGCAAAGTAATACTTGCTACCAACATTGCGGAAACCTCTTTGACGATTCCCGGGATTCGATTTGTTGTGGATACGGGATACGCTCGATTGAGTCGCTATAATTCAGCGACGCGGACGCAACGCTTGCCCATTGAACCGGTTTCGCAAAGCAGCGCCAATCAACGTAAGGGTCGATGCGGTCGTGTAGAAAACGGAATCTGTATTCGTTTATATTCGGAGGACGATTTCCTTAAACGACCAGAATACACTCAGCCCGAAATTTTGAGATCCAATTTAGCTGCGGTAATCCTGCGCATGCTGGTGTTCGATTTGGGAGATATTGAGACCTTCCCGTTTATTGATCCACCGAGTCCACGGGCTATTCAGTCGGGGTATCAGTTGCTGGTAGAATTGGGGGCGTTGGAAAGGGGCGAGGGACGAGGGGCGAGAGGCGAGGGACGAGGGGCGAGAGGCGAAGGAAAAGGGACGAGGGGCGAGGCCGTTCGACAAGCTCAGGCCAGGGGGCGAGAGGCAAGGGTCGAGGGGAATTCAGGGTATGTGCTTACTTCGCTTGGAAAGCAATTGGCGCATTTGCCGGTGGATCCGACGGTGGGGCGAATGATACTGGAAGCAAAGAAGGAGCGGGCTTTGGAGGAGGTGTTGATTATTGCGGCTGGCCTTAGCATTCAGGATCCACGTGAACGGCCCGAGGAAAAGCGTGAAGAAGCGGATGCCATGCATAAAAAGTTTCGAGACGAAAGCTCTGACTTTATAACGCTCTACAACATTTGGGCGGCGTATCATGACGAAACAGAGAAGCTTACTCAAAACCAGTTGAGGAAATTTTGTAAGAGTCACTATTTGTCCTACCTTCGTATGCGTGAATGGCGGGATGTTCACCAGCAACTGGTGTCAGTGATGAAAGAGCTTGGTGAGTATCGAAAGAGTAGTGCAAATGTGGATTATGTCTCGATCCATAAATCGATTGTGGCTGGATTGCTCAGCAATGTTTGTTTGAAGGATATGGGAAACTATTACCGTGCAGCGAGAAACCGAAAAGCGATTATCTTTCCCGGGTCGGCGTTGTTTGATAAAAAAGCCAGCCGCGAGCTCAGGAAGAAAAACGAAGGAGTTCCCATTCGACAGGCTCAGGGCAGGCAAACAGATGCGATCGAAGGTAAGACGCCGGAATGGATTGTGGCGTCCGAGATTGTTGAAACGGGGCAGGTCTATGCACGAACGGTTGCGGGAATTGATCCGGACTGGCTAACAGAGCTTGGTGCGCACCTTATTCAATATCGCCACTCTGATCCAGTGTGGGACGTAAAAGGTGAACGTGTGGTAGCAAAGCAACGCTCTATTCTTCTTGGCCTTGAAGTTGAGGTGAAGCGTGTTGGCTACGTTAAAATAAATCCGGAAGAGGCGACCGAGATTTTTATTCGAGAAGGCCTGCTTGGTGAAACGATGCGTACTCAACTGAAGTTCCGTGATTATAATCGAAAGGTTTTGGAATCGGTTGAGCAAATCCAGGCCCGGATGCGGAAGTCCGGCATCTTCGGTTTGGAGGAGACGCTTTATCAGTTTTACAGCAGACGTATCCAACATGTGGGTTCGGTTCAGGACTTGCAGGGTTGGTTGAAGACGCATGAAGAAACGGAGCTATATATTAGTGAAGAGCAATTGATCGGAGCGCAGGGACTTGAAGAAGATTCGGATCAATTTCCACGCTTGATTCAAACGTCCGACGGGGAGCGGTCGCTCAAATACACCTACAAACCGGGAGAAGAGGAAGATGGGGCAACGCTTCAGATTCCCATGCACGCCTTTGAATCGTTCAAGGCAGGTGCGTTGGATTGGATCGTCCCCGGGTATTTAGAAAAAAAGGTGGATGCCTTGCTCAGGGCACTTCCCAAGGATGTCCGGCGTCAGCTATTTCCCATCGCTGATAAAGCCAAAACGATCATGGAGCTATTGGAGCCGGGAGATTACAGCTTGGGTGAGGCTTTGAGTGTGATCGTGAAAGAGAAATACGGAGTGGGTATTCCTTCCGTGGTGTGGGATTATTCGGCGATTCCCGATCATCTTAAAGTTCGAATCGAGGTGGTGAATGAAAAGAATGAGCCAATAGCAAGTGCTCGTTCGATTGAGGGGTTATCGTCCGGAGTCAAACAGCGGATCAAGGAGGCAGAACTCCAGCATCGAAAAGAAAAGAAGGACGAAGATGCTTGGTCGATTGCCCTGGGAAAGTGGGGAAAGAAGGAGATACAAGAATGGGATTTTGGAGATTTGCCCGAGCGGGTTGAGGTGAGTCACTTCGCGGGTGTGCCCGTTTATGGGTACCCCGGATTGTTAGCATCAAAAGATGTCTGCGATGTGGTACTCTATAAGTCGCGTGCTGAAGCGGATCTCGAAACACGAAAAGCGATGCCGACCTTGTTGGCGCAAGTGCTACGGTATGAGTTGGCCTGGTTGCAAAAGGATTTACGCGATCTAAAGAAGCTGGCGCCTTTGTGTGTCACTTTTCTTCACCAGGATACGTTGCAGAAATACGCATATGTACATTTGTGCCGCCACCTTTATCGGTCGGAAGAAGTGCTGCCGTTAAAGCAAAAGCGATTTGAAACTCTTTTGCTTCGCATACGGAAAGAACTGAAAGGATTGGTCCCATCGTTTTGTGATTTGCTCGAAATTATTTTTAAAGAAAGGCAGCGCTTCTCAATTGAGAAACGTGGTTATGTTGGAATGGCAGATGATTTGGTGCGACTCATTCCGAGTGATTTTCTAATTACCACCCCTTACAAACAACTCAAGGAATACCCCAGGTATTTGAAGGCTATGGCCGTGAGGCGAGACCGGTATTTAAATGATCCTCAAAAAGATCTCAAGCGGGCCGAGCAGTTGAACGAATATAAAAAACAATACCTGGCTTGGAGCACGGATGCCGGGTTTCCCGGGAATGCCAATTTACTTTTGCAGCAACTGCGTTGGATGCTGGAAGAACTTCAGGTTAGTTTGTTTGCCCAGGAACTTGGAACGACGGTGTCAATATCGCCGAAGAAAGTTGAAGACCAAATCGGAAAGATAAAGCGATTGGTGAATCCCGCTAAGGTTATTGTGAATGAGAAAGCAAAGCCAGTGATCGACTTGGGAAAATTGAAGATTGGCCAAGAATTTTGA
- the dusB gene encoding tRNA dihydrouridine synthase DusB: MLPWFEDGKFPLYLAPMAGFTDIGFRKLCKEKGADVVVSEFVLADAILRGDSKVWNSIEFTEDQRPMGVQIFGSEADVMADAARMIVDRLNPTFIDLNFGCPAKKVTCKNAGSSLLRDLPLLGNICEAVVKAVPDYPVTAKIRIGWDSDSLVAPEAGRLLESVGIQALAIHGRTKAQGYKGDANWEIIHETAEVISIPVIGNGSIASRYDIHQLREQFNVSGLMIGRAAIGNPWIFESIKSLLEKGKPSTPPSVEERWDFVLRYAEIMRGHYAHLRTEMILGIMKGRMVSFVAGFPGARQLRNRMSRLTSFEEIEVLRDESLEALHRMEADESQVVAIKDRNPSLSTNC, from the coding sequence ATGCTTCCTTGGTTTGAGGATGGGAAATTTCCCTTGTATTTGGCTCCAATGGCTGGGTTTACCGACATTGGCTTTCGTAAGCTGTGCAAGGAAAAGGGCGCTGATGTAGTCGTTTCAGAATTCGTACTGGCGGATGCTATTTTAAGAGGTGATTCCAAGGTTTGGAACTCGATCGAGTTCACCGAAGATCAGCGGCCCATGGGTGTGCAGATTTTTGGATCTGAAGCTGACGTAATGGCGGATGCTGCCAGAATGATTGTGGATCGACTGAATCCGACCTTCATTGATTTGAATTTCGGTTGTCCTGCCAAGAAGGTGACTTGTAAGAATGCAGGTTCTTCATTGTTAAGGGATTTACCTTTGTTGGGAAATATTTGCGAAGCGGTGGTCAAAGCGGTGCCCGATTACCCGGTTACGGCAAAAATTCGAATCGGGTGGGATAGTGATTCATTGGTGGCCCCCGAGGCTGGTAGGCTCTTGGAATCGGTCGGTATTCAGGCCTTGGCGATTCACGGTCGAACCAAAGCCCAAGGATACAAAGGCGATGCGAATTGGGAAATCATTCACGAAACGGCAGAGGTCATTTCCATTCCAGTGATTGGAAACGGAAGTATCGCTTCCCGTTATGATATTCATCAATTGCGTGAGCAGTTTAATGTGAGTGGACTTATGATCGGGCGTGCGGCGATCGGGAATCCCTGGATTTTTGAATCTATAAAGTCGCTTTTGGAAAAGGGGAAACCGTCGACTCCACCCTCGGTTGAAGAGCGTTGGGATTTTGTACTTCGGTATGCAGAGATCATGAGAGGTCATTATGCGCATTTGCGGACAGAGATGATACTCGGAATTATGAAGGGACGTATGGTTTCGTTTGTCGCTGGCTTTCCTGGAGCGAGGCAGTTGCGCAACCGAATGAGTCGATTGACCAGCTTTGAGGAGATTGAGGTTTTGAGAGACGAAAGCCTGGAAGCTCTGCATCGCATGGAAGCAGACGAAAGTCAGGTGGTAGCGATTAAGGATAGAAATCCATCTCTATCCACTAATTGTTAG
- the thiC gene encoding phosphomethylpyrimidine synthase ThiC, whose product MSENSIQLQSTDHSLFPNSKRVYVQGSRPDIQVPMREIALQQTRLPNGSLEGNDPIRVYDTSGSWGDAQFHGDCTKGLPKLREGWILERDDVESYVGREVKPQDDGYLSEKHKEVAAEKKGISDFDEFDNLGKKVYRAKPGHCVTQLQYAKKGIITPEMEYIAIRENMKLQAYREGLEMSDKAERNTLNIQHPGQSWGAAIPKEITPEFVRSEVARGRAIIPSNINHLELEPMIIGRNFLVKINTNIGNSAVASSIDEEVEKMRWSVKWGGDTLMDLSTGKNIHQTREWIMRNCPVPVGTVPIYQALEKVNGKAEDLTWEIFADTLIEQAEQGVDYFTIHAGVLLPFIPMTAKRMTGIVSRGGSIMAKWCLAHHKENFLYSHWDDICKIMAAYDVAFSIGDGLRPGSIADANDEAQFAELKTQGELTTRAWKFGVQVMNEGPGHVPMHMIQENMEKQLEWCHEAPFYTLGPLTTDIAPGYDHITSGIGAAMIGWYGTAMLCYVTPKEHLGLPNKDDVREGVITYKIAAHVADLAKGHPASQYRDNALSKARFEFRWEDQFNLSLDPEKARSFHDETLPAEGAKHAHFCSMCGPNFCSMKITEDVRRYAAEIGMSEEDALAKGMEEKSAEFKEQGGEVYVANT is encoded by the coding sequence ATGTCCGAAAATAGTATTCAACTTCAGTCCACCGATCACAGTCTTTTCCCTAATTCCAAACGTGTTTATGTTCAGGGAAGTCGACCGGATATTCAAGTGCCCATGCGGGAAATCGCCTTACAGCAAACCCGATTACCGAATGGTAGCCTCGAAGGGAATGATCCCATTCGTGTCTACGACACTTCAGGGTCCTGGGGAGATGCTCAATTTCATGGTGATTGCACGAAGGGACTTCCAAAGCTTAGGGAAGGCTGGATTCTTGAACGCGATGATGTTGAAAGCTACGTCGGTCGTGAGGTTAAGCCTCAGGACGATGGCTACCTTTCAGAAAAGCATAAGGAAGTGGCAGCTGAAAAGAAGGGAATCAGTGATTTTGATGAGTTTGATAATTTAGGGAAGAAGGTTTACCGAGCTAAGCCTGGTCATTGTGTGACTCAACTTCAGTACGCCAAAAAAGGAATCATTACTCCAGAGATGGAATACATCGCGATTCGTGAGAATATGAAGCTTCAGGCCTATCGCGAAGGTTTGGAAATGTCTGACAAAGCGGAACGAAACACCTTAAACATTCAACATCCTGGACAGTCCTGGGGTGCAGCGATTCCCAAAGAAATTACCCCTGAGTTCGTTCGCTCGGAAGTGGCAAGGGGAAGAGCAATCATTCCTTCCAACATAAATCACCTGGAGCTTGAACCGATGATTATCGGCCGAAATTTCCTGGTGAAAATTAATACCAATATAGGTAACTCCGCGGTTGCATCTTCGATCGACGAGGAAGTGGAAAAAATGAGATGGTCGGTAAAATGGGGCGGTGACACGCTCATGGATCTGTCCACCGGTAAAAATATTCACCAAACCCGGGAATGGATTATGCGCAACTGTCCGGTTCCGGTCGGAACGGTGCCGATTTACCAAGCGTTGGAAAAAGTGAACGGCAAGGCCGAAGACCTGACTTGGGAAATATTTGCTGACACATTAATCGAGCAAGCCGAACAGGGGGTTGATTACTTTACCATTCACGCAGGTGTGTTGTTACCCTTTATTCCCATGACCGCCAAGCGCATGACGGGCATCGTTAGTCGTGGTGGCTCTATCATGGCGAAGTGGTGTCTGGCTCACCACAAAGAGAATTTTCTCTATTCCCATTGGGATGATATTTGTAAGATTATGGCAGCTTACGATGTAGCATTTTCGATTGGCGATGGGTTGCGCCCCGGTTCAATCGCGGATGCCAATGACGAGGCCCAGTTTGCCGAACTCAAAACGCAAGGCGAACTCACCACCCGGGCTTGGAAATTCGGTGTGCAGGTTATGAACGAAGGTCCAGGTCACGTGCCGATGCATATGATTCAAGAGAACATGGAAAAGCAGCTCGAGTGGTGTCATGAGGCGCCCTTTTACACTTTGGGTCCGCTTACCACAGACATTGCTCCCGGCTATGACCATATAACGAGTGGTATCGGTGCGGCCATGATTGGCTGGTATGGTACAGCGATGCTTTGTTACGTGACGCCTAAAGAGCACCTCGGGCTACCTAACAAAGACGATGTGCGCGAAGGGGTTATTACTTACAAGATTGCTGCGCATGTAGCTGATTTGGCCAAGGGGCATCCTGCGTCGCAATACCGTGATAATGCTTTGTCCAAGGCCCGCTTTGAGTTTCGTTGGGAAGATCAGTTTAATCTTTCGCTCGATCCTGAGAAGGCCCGTTCTTTCCATGATGAAACGCTTCCAGCAGAAGGTGCCAAGCATGCTCACTTCTGTTCGATGTGTGGCCCCAATTTTTGTTCTATGAAAATAACCGAAGACGTTCGCCGCTATGCTGCAGAAATAGGAATGAGCGAAGAAGATGCATTGGCAAAAGGAATGGAAGAGAAATCGGCTGAATTTAAGGAGCAGGGTGGAGAAGTATACGTAGCCAATACTTAA
- the thiS gene encoding sulfur carrier protein ThiS — protein MTISINDEVKSLSDVSTLQELITSLELSEKTGIAVALNETVVTRSAWSTCELNESDRVTIIQATQGG, from the coding sequence ATGACTATTTCGATAAACGACGAAGTTAAAAGTCTGTCAGATGTTTCCACGCTTCAGGAACTGATCACTTCTTTAGAGTTGTCAGAGAAGACGGGCATTGCTGTTGCTCTTAACGAAACCGTTGTGACTCGCTCGGCTTGGTCTACTTGTGAATTAAACGAGAGTGATCGAGTTACCATTATTCAAGCAACTCAAGGAGGATAG
- a CDS encoding thiamine phosphate synthase, which translates to MTEIIVLSPETHYLDEAAWVVKLFEAGLSRFHLRKPGMDDDALSQYIQGIPKEWRAKLVVHQAYDLVNQFGLGGRHIKDDVTQLECVGLWQDSCSKGQSLSRSVHRLGDLDGSLNQWDYLFLSPVFPSISKAGYKPSWEIAELRSALLSFKRVCSTQVYALGGIEPSTISSCHEMGFDGVALLGAIWQSSNPLESFLKLKELTTFSAIL; encoded by the coding sequence ATGACTGAAATAATCGTCCTATCGCCCGAGACCCATTACCTCGACGAAGCAGCCTGGGTAGTGAAACTGTTTGAGGCAGGTTTGTCCCGATTCCATCTACGGAAACCTGGCATGGATGATGATGCATTGTCGCAGTACATTCAGGGGATACCAAAAGAGTGGAGAGCTAAATTGGTTGTTCATCAGGCTTACGATCTTGTAAATCAATTCGGCCTGGGTGGTCGGCATATCAAGGACGACGTCACCCAATTGGAGTGTGTCGGTCTGTGGCAGGATTCATGTTCCAAAGGTCAATCGCTTAGTCGTTCGGTTCATCGATTGGGTGATCTGGACGGATCTTTGAATCAGTGGGATTACCTGTTTCTTAGCCCCGTCTTTCCCTCGATTTCTAAAGCAGGATATAAGCCAAGCTGGGAAATCGCTGAACTGCGATCGGCTTTGCTGAGTTTCAAGAGAGTCTGTAGTACTCAGGTGTATGCGTTGGGCGGAATCGAACCATCCACAATAAGTAGTTGCCATGAAATGGGATTTGATGGAGTGGCTCTTCTAGGAGCGATTTGGCAATCTTCGAATCCTCTCGAGTCCTTTTTGAAGTTAAAGGAGCTAACCACGTTTTCAGCTATATTATGA
- the thiE gene encoding thiamine phosphate synthase, translated as MSQFLLQCITSDSNPLSHPEQIEELCEAGAKWIQLRMKNKSPGEMEEIALEALEICDDYDALLIVNDHFDLALKIQAGGVHLGKDDMNWKAARDLAGPDFVIGGTVNSLGDAREALASRSLDYVGVGPYRFTETKENLAAVLDEKSLTEIIDFLGDLPKVVIGGIKPEDLPSIAAMNAEGVAVSSGLFIEGNIAENFKAYADSWPAED; from the coding sequence ATGAGCCAATTTTTATTACAGTGTATCACCTCGGATAGTAATCCTTTATCGCATCCAGAACAGATTGAGGAGCTGTGCGAAGCTGGAGCGAAATGGATTCAATTGCGGATGAAGAATAAGTCGCCTGGAGAGATGGAAGAAATCGCCCTCGAAGCTCTTGAGATCTGTGATGACTACGATGCGTTGCTCATTGTTAATGATCACTTTGATTTGGCCTTAAAAATTCAGGCCGGAGGCGTGCACCTCGGAAAAGACGACATGAACTGGAAAGCGGCTCGTGATTTGGCGGGACCAGATTTCGTAATTGGTGGAACGGTGAATTCATTGGGTGATGCTCGTGAAGCATTAGCGAGCAGGAGTCTCGATTATGTCGGTGTTGGACCTTATCGGTTTACCGAAACAAAGGAAAACCTGGCCGCCGTTTTGGATGAGAAATCCCTCACTGAAATTATAGATTTCCTTGGTGACCTTCCGAAGGTGGTAATTGGTGGAATCAAGCCTGAGGATCTTCCTTCGATCGCAGCCATGAACGCCGAAGGGGTTGCCGTTTCATCCGGTCTATTTATCGAGGGAAATATTGCCGAAAATTTCAAAGCCTATGCCGACAGTTGGCCAGCGGAAGATTAA
- a CDS encoding thiazole synthase, producing MNSGITEPLIIAGRSFKSRLFLGTGKYASGQAMADSLLASGTEMVTMAMRRVRLQGQEDSIIDFLDRDRYHLLPNTSGVRNAKEAVFAAELAREALETNWLKLEIHPDPKYLMPDPVETLNATRELVKRGFIVLPYVHADPVLCKQLEEAGAAAVMPLGAPIGTNQGLESKRFLEIIIEQCQVPVIIDAGLGVPSHAAEALEMGADAVLVNTAIAAAKDPTRMGHAFKLAVEAGRMAFEIGKGIISSEAVASSPLTSFLSATD from the coding sequence ATGAATAGCGGAATCACAGAACCACTCATCATTGCCGGTCGTAGCTTTAAGTCCCGATTGTTTCTGGGCACCGGAAAGTATGCTTCTGGTCAGGCCATGGCAGATAGTTTATTGGCTAGTGGCACCGAGATGGTCACCATGGCGATGCGTCGTGTCCGATTACAGGGACAAGAAGATTCCATTATCGATTTTCTCGATCGTGATCGTTATCACCTGTTGCCGAATACATCCGGAGTTCGGAATGCGAAAGAAGCTGTATTTGCAGCCGAACTGGCCCGTGAAGCGTTGGAGACAAATTGGTTAAAATTGGAGATTCACCCCGATCCCAAATACCTCATGCCTGATCCTGTCGAAACGTTGAATGCAACCCGGGAGCTGGTAAAACGTGGATTTATCGTTTTGCCGTACGTGCATGCTGATCCTGTCTTGTGTAAGCAGCTTGAAGAAGCAGGTGCTGCAGCGGTGATGCCTCTTGGCGCTCCTATTGGAACCAATCAAGGTCTCGAGTCGAAACGGTTTTTGGAAATTATAATCGAGCAATGTCAAGTGCCGGTAATTATTGACGCTGGACTTGGGGTGCCGTCGCACGCAGCCGAGGCGCTTGAGATGGGCGCTGATGCCGTCCTGGTGAACACGGCCATTGCTGCCGCCAAAGATCCTACAAGGATGGGGCACGCATTCAAACTAGCCGTCGAAGCCGGACGAATGGCTTTTGAAATTGGTAAAGGAATCATATCCTCCGAGGCTGTCGCTTCTTCACCACTTACCTCGTTTTTGAGCGCCACCGATTGA